The DNA window tttataatattataaaaaaactttttttttttaagttttaaattttttcccggccatattaataattatttaggtttaaaaattatactattgtgATTTACTCTTCAAAatgatcattttaatataataagaagcaaatatttttttaccttcaccaataaaaatgataaaaaatatatgtaactttttaattttttttatatttgattaACCACATATGTTATATGAGAATAATTAAAGAATGGTCAAagtttaaattttacttaaatttaataaactaaccaatttcACGAGCTACTAAAAGTTAACATATTGTATATTTTCTAAGTTTGTGTTAtagaaaaatttcaataaatttttaaagtaaTTTATAAAGGATAccaaatagtatttaattattattatactaaTTTTGTTGATAAAGTTAAAAGGTAACacttacatataaatatatatgtgattattacttaatagtaacttttttatgtaattataattattaatttcttaaaaatacttACAATTAACGTGaaaatttacttaaaaaaaataatctagaTACAGTTAAATAAGTAATAGATTAGTTactaaatcatatatatatatatagaataagtctatttaatagagttattcaggtaaaaaaaaaagtaaaattgttttaagatattttttaaaaaacgatAAAGTAactaaatagtattttaaacaTTATACCATTAGTTATATTATGAAAACTATTATACTTATAGTTGCACTCATAAGTTATGTAGtaaatatttatactttattgtatctcattaaattctcaaATATGTTTCGAAAGTAATGAAAATGTTGATACAAATATAAAAAGTAACATAGaattatcttaaataaaatattgttacttaaaataaagttttaatAATGTAATTAATTTTGTGATATTTAGGATACTATTTAGTTTCTTTAGGTAATGAACTATATATGAGATAATATTATCATAAAGTTACACTTAGAAAAACTAATTAATATCTTAGTGTCTTACTTTTTAACTACACATAGtaacttttaaatataaaataaataaaagattattGTGAAATATTGAATGCTGTTTGAGTTTAAGATTGAgttaattgttattttttttttttttgaataaaataaaataaaatatgtaaaagaaacttaaaaattacttttaattctAAGTATTTTATTGTAAgggtgaaaaaatatatatttatcatatgCATTTAAATAATCACCTTAAAAAGTAGGTTGAGTTGGTACCATTCTTGAGTTAAAACAGTTAATGATGAAACTAAGTTCTTCTTTTACACAATTATCAAAGAGAAAGACACAGAAgtagacaaaaataataaataaaaaaaaaacaaaaagctgCCATGCAAATGCAATAAAgatagagaaaagaaaaaaaatgctaagtgCGGACTTAAGAAAATGAAAAGGAAAGAGATGATATTATTTTGTACGGTACCGTATGAGATTgattaaaatatctaaccagaattgtgtaatttttctataatatacgtatattattgaaaacccccctaaataaaaattataattttttatgttcCTGGTAACAAAGCAGCCAGACGATTACAACAATTTCTTTTTCCAAGATAATTGAGAATTGATAGACAATAACATTTATGAAGCTATAACCTTTTTTTTTgccaacttttaaaaaaaatcaattcaattgTATTAACACTTGTTTCTAAAATTAAGTATCCAAATACACTTAGTGATTATCGTCCTATCGTCTGCtccaatattttttataaagctGCTACAAAGTTAATCTGCTCGAGGCTCAAAACAATCCTCCCAAATTTAGTTGCTCAAAACCAAGGAGAATTTGTGCAAGGAACGTTCATAGGCCACAATATAATGATATATCAAGATCTTATTCAGCATTATAGAAGGAAAATAAGCAAAATCAATTGTATGATTAAACTGGATCTACAAAAAGCATACGACACCATCGAGTGGGACTTCATAGAAGAGATGCTATATGCTTTAAAATTTCTAGGCAAGTTCGTTAAGCTGATAATGCCTTGTGTTCGAACACCAAGATTCTCTTTGATGTTCAATGGTACCTTGCATGGTTTCTTTGAGGCAAAGAAAGATTTGAGACAAGACGATCCAATGTATCCCTTCTCTTTGTCTTAGGCATGCAATATCTCTCTAGAATCATGAAAAAAAGTTGGGCAGAAGCAAGAATTTAAATTCCATGAAAGGTGTGGAGACTTGAAGTTAAATCACCTAAGCTTTGCAAATGATGTCCTTCTATTTTGCAATGGAGATTTCAAGGGCACTTATCTCATGTTACAAGGCATTAAATTGTTTTCACAAACATCAAGTTTCATGCCTAAACCCACAAAAACTGCTTTCTATTGTAGTAATATGAGTAAGAAAGATGTCCAATGAGTGCTAGCTAGATGCCTCGGGTTTCAAAAGACATGAGCTACCATTTAGGTACTTGGATGTACCAATCTGTCCTAAGAGAATTTTAGCAAAGGAATGTAGTATTCTTGTTAACAAGATTGTGGCTAGAATAAGAACATGGAGTGTTGAAAACTTGTCATTTGATGGGCGAGTTGTGCTCATCAACTCAATATTAATGGCTATCCATTCCTACTAGTGTCAAGTGATAATGCTGCAAAAAAAATGTAAGTAAAATTGAAGCTATACGTCGTGGTTTCTTGTGAATGGTAGTCACATGTTAACAGGGACAGTAGTTGTTGCTTGGAATACTCTATGCCAACCTAAATCTTCGGGTGGAATGGGATTTAGAAGCATTTTAGATTGAAATGTAGCATATATGTTTGGACTATAGTCAAGAAGGAGGATATTTTGTGGGTGAAATTAGTACATAATGAGTATGTGAGGAAAGAAGAATGGTAGAATTATATAAAGTCTCAGTTTAGGCAACTGATATTGGCAAAAGCTAGTAACAATTAAAGAAAAGTGAAGAATTTGATTGATACAAATCATTTCACTGCTAGCATGTTCAAAATTTCCCAAGGATATCAACTCTTTTGCCCTTCAACAACTAGAGTCACATAGAGTATTATTATTTGGAGTCGTCTTAACATTCTTAAATATAGTTTTATCTTGTGGTTATCTGTGCTTAAGAGGATCAAAACTAAAGATCGGCTCCAAAAGTTTAGCATTACCGATAATGCTAATtgctaatacttttagccacgaaTTTTTTAGTTACAGTAtaagaatgatgatttataattagtctcaactattttactttttttgctGAGActataaaagttaaaaaaaaaaaaaaattatagtaacTCCTTTATCTTTCCATACATGTCTAGAACCTTCAAagcattaattaataattgttgtttgaatttttttagaatttcatGTAACTATATCATATATTGTcatgtataataaaaaaaaaatgaagttgcaacttatatatgtatataacgaaaatattaaaaatatctatatatatacattgttgAGATTTATGGGGTTTTATCTTAAAATCAATTGATAATAAGTGATGTAACGTCTCCGCTTCAAGCCTcaattgggcccttacacccacagaatgatgACTCTTATATACACGAGTACATCAATCCATGAACGGGGGatgtcacccatcctgaaattaccctaggtcaagcacgcttaaccgtggagttctttcgtgatgggctaccagaaaaacaagatgcaccttgttgacataggtagtaccaatcaatccatgaATAGGGAGACGTTACAAGTAGAGTAGCATATATTCTTATATACGACTCAAtactttaccatttattttatgtgggacaatgtccacaatATAGATGATGATAATTCTTAAAAATGATTTATAACTACTAATAATAGTACCATCactactacaagaaatgtcacttttgccaatacatttttgtgctagaaaaagttggtattgcgctggtaaaagagaatttacttgtgatgtgttggcaaaagggggttggcaaatcaatgttggtacTAGAACTTTTGCCAGTATAAAATGAAAAGTGCTGGCAAAAATAACTTTTCCCAGCACGTAAATGCGCTGGtcaaagttagattttagccactgcaaatgtacgctggtaaaactttgacatCTTTGCCAGTGCAGTTtgcgaaatgcgctggtaaaagttacctTTACCAGCACAATAAAGaattgtgctggtaaaagtgacatttcttataGTGCCTTATTATTTCATTTctacatatttttatattcgacaaaataaacaattatatGCATGCATTCCAAATTAAGAATATAACGTACGTAACCAAATTTTATGTGAATTAAGATCTTTTTCTATTCCTctctacttcttcttcttcttcttcttcttcttcttcttctttctttttctttttctttttctttctagcTAGTAGTAGACTAGTAGTGGTTGCTTCTTTATATATCCTAATcaattaaaagaaattagaatAATACTCAATCATGATGATTATATTGACATAGCTAATCAATATAGTCAAGTTTTTTCCATATAGATACTAGCTAGTCTTTAAGTCAAATTAATCTTATATTTTGGGCATTTGTTCTCTCTAATATGGGAGGCCCAATACTAATTAAGTGGAACTACTTTCATATATCTTATTATTCTTTTTCCACTTTCTACATTCTTAAATTACACTACATAATTTCCATTTATATATACATCAAGTACTATAATCaatataaaaccctaattcAATATTTTGGGCTCTTAATAAGTTGCATATTAATCACCTAATAATTTTTCTGAGTATTCTTAATAAtctttcaaatttcaataatGGTTTCTGCTGATGCTGCTCGAACTTTTGTTGGTATATTAGGTTGGTATAACTTATTATTAATTCatctattaatatatattttgcatgttatataataaatatatatatatataatataaactcTACTACTTTTACACTTAATTTGGTTTTAATTAGTAATAATTTATAGTTAATTAAGctgataattaatattaattaagtttatatgtttatattaaTTTGCAGGAAACATCATTGCACTTATCTTCTTCTTGTCCCCAATGTAagcttaataaaataattaactaatttaattattttattgtaacTTTCTGCTTCATTTTGATATATTCATAAACAAACGAAGACAGATTATTAATTTCTTtgattaaaaatacataaatgttaaaaaatattataatattaacataagaagaaaagaaaaaaattatgtcTTGAATAATTTTTCACACTTAcggtaaataaatataaacttcaaaattctatgtgtaaatatatacaaataagttaattaattaatctataaTTTACGTGAATTCACAGCAAGATCGTATATTATAGAgaatataaattttgatatattgATTAATGAGAATATGATTACTTACATTTACATTATGTTAGTTTTGGTTTTTAGATAGAACTCAATATTATTCAATtctaataattcaaaataataagtctaattaattaaaaatacatatgtACTTGTGAAACACAACTATTAAAGAACAAAACTCAACAAAGAAATCAAAACATAAACAAGTAAACAAGTTAAATGaccaattaaaaacaaaaaataataaaaataataataaacaaaacaaTTACGAGGTTCGAATAAGAGATGATGAATCACTCTTATTTACTCTTCCATCAAAAACAACTACAAGGACTTGAGATCTTTATTTGAGTTGAAAGAATTAGAGAGAACACAGTACAGAGTGTGTTGTACAAGACACTCGAAAAGCAAAGTTTCTTTACAATATGAACTCAGTTGTAACAATATTAATCAGGCGCACACCATGTCATTAACATCTAGGCTAGTCCTAAGCATATAGGTGCACTAGACTTGTGCCTAGGGCCTACCTAGTCCAGaggcccaattttttttttcttttaaattatatttttcttattgatgttgaataatatcacatttttttctaaataaaggCCTAAAATTTTAGGATCGACCCTGTTAACATCCCTCCTtgtctctcttcttttctctttaaACTCTCCCTGTTTCCCTCACTAAATTCTAGGATTGTGTTACAAAATGACTCTAAGACTTGGCTATAAATAACTTTTGGTTCAGCTCGAGTACTAACCATTATAACTCACAGTTAGTTAGTTTTATCTAGGTATAtattagagaaatgctaaaagatcTTCCTGGATGTTATATTGCTCttggtgtaattaaatatcggatctcatataacttaagaCAATAACTTTCAAGtaatatcgctaaccaattgCAAAATGACACCTATAAAAAGACTTGGGCACAACTAGTGTCCAATAACAAtactttttatattatatgtgAGTATTTTTCTTTGTATAATACATGAGTATCTATTAGGCCTAGGTATCATCCAATCTAATCTAATTGAACCGAacagatccaatccaatctaattacaaAAAGCTGGATATTCAATTACAATTAgattggatgctaaaagttGGATTCTAATTTTCTCTCTATATATTAATGGGTAATTTTGATGCAGGCCAACAATGATTGATATATGGAGAAAAGGTAGAGTAGAACATTACTCAGCAATACCATACCTTGCAACCCTATTGAACTGCATGTTATGGGGCCTATATGGGCTCCCAATGGTGCAGCCAGGAAGTCTTTTAGTGTTGACTATCAATGGAATTGGGATTGTCATCGAGTCTTGTTTCATCTTAATCTTCTTTATTTTCTCAGACAAGAAAGCAAGGCTAAAAGTACTTGTGGTCCTTATTTTGGAGCTAATTTTCACTTCTCTTCTAGCATTTTTGGCTTTAAACCTTGCTCATACTCATGCTAAGAGGTCACTCATTATAGGCATTGTTTGtgtcttcttcaatattttgatGTATTCTTCACCTTTGGCCATCATGGTTAGTATCCTTTTTCTAATCTTTTATATATGAAGAGAATTTACCTCATATGTTTAgtaaaaaatatggtatttttaaaaagaaagttaGAGAAGATAATTAATGTTGGTTACAAGTTActataattttgccatttttttttatgcatctTATGTATATATCATTACAATTTTCTTTCAAATAAGTGAAAAAAtaggtatttttcaattttcgaaCATGGAATTTTTATTACaataattatcaataaaaaatGACCGCTCTAGATTGTTTATGTGAAAATTACACATTTTATAATAATTGGTGTATTTTAGTATTAAATCTTGtatttctattttatattaaaatatttgatatttaagacAACCAACATT is part of the Cannabis sativa cultivar Pink pepper isolate KNU-18-1 chromosome 5, ASM2916894v1, whole genome shotgun sequence genome and encodes:
- the LOC115717064 gene encoding bidirectional sugar transporter SWEET4 gives rise to the protein MVSADAARTFVGILGNIIALIFFLSPMPTMIDIWRKGRVEHYSAIPYLATLLNCMLWGLYGLPMVQPGSLLVLTINGIGIVIESCFILIFFIFSDKKARLKVLVVLILELIFTSLLAFLALNLAHTHAKRSLIIGIVCVFFNILMYSSPLAIMKLVIKTKSVEYMPFFFSLATVVNSSVWIAYALIRFDPIIMIPNGLGLMFGLAQLIIYGLFYKSTKRIIAARKEKEVDLSKVVVCGVHEVEEKPNKPSTIAL